DNA sequence from the Verrucomicrobiia bacterium genome:
GGATCCGGCCGACAAAGCGCGTTCGAGGACCGAGGCATCCGCCTGGTCCGCGGCAAAAAGGATAGGAATGCCGCGGCCCCGCCATTCCGCGAAAGCGGCGGCGGCTCCCGGTTCTTCCGGAACCGCGCCGGCCAGGATGAGATCGGGCGCTTCTGCGGCAAGGTTTTCAGCGCCGGGGACCGCGTTCACGGCTTCATACCCCAGCCGCCGGAGGGTTTCCACGACGCGGCCGGCATTCTTCGGTTCCTGCCCGATGACGGCGATTTTAGTCACGAAACGGCCTCGGCTTCCAGAGAATGGGGAATGATTTGCTTGGCTTTGCGAAGCAATGGACATGAGTTCGAACGCCTCCAGTATAAGCCAACAGGTCTGCCAAACGAAGCGAAACTTATACGGCCTCGTCCGCAAGGTCCTGCGGCATCGCGGGAAAAGGACCGCTTATTTTGCGCTGGAACCGCGCTCTGCCGTCGTCGGGAATTTTGCCGAACGTTTCCCTCAGCGGAAGATTTTCAGGGGCATTTTCCAGGCTCCCCCACAGGCGGTCCACGAACTCCTGGTATTTTTCCATTTCCGGGCTCTCGCCGACCGAAAAGGAATTCATGCCCGCACGGTCAAAGGCCTCGGCCACGTCCTTGAGGGTCATGGCTTCCACGGGCCGCCCCGGCTGGTAATGGAATTCGTCCGAACCTTCCACGTGCACCGCCGCAAGGACCCGTGAGCGGACCAGCATCCGCAGCACGTCCTGCACGAGCCGCGCGGGCACGCCGAGCTCCTGCGACAAACTCGGGGCCGTGGGAAGGTCCCGCAATTCCACGAAGCGGCGGGCGCAATGGCTTGTGATCATCAGCGCGGTCACGGTTTTCAGGCGGTGGCTGGCCTGTTTGCATTCGAGCTCATGCTCGTAGCTGCATTCGTTCTGACAGGCAAAGCTGATTTCCGCGCCGTAGAGAAAAAGCATCCAGGTCCCTTGCACGAGAACAAGAAAAAGCGGCACCGCCGCCAGAATACCGTAAAGCGGCGATGCCCGGTAAAGGCCGGTCTGCGCCGCGGCATAAAAGGCCTGGCCCGCCTCGTTCAGAATGGCCGCAAAAAAACCCGCGAGGAGTGCCGGCCCCAGGCGGACTTTGGCGTACGGCAGGCTTGCGTAAAGGAAAGAAAAAAACAGCCAGGCGCAGACATAGCCGGCAAAAGGCAGGGCCGCGTCGTAATACAGCGCGCGGGAATCCAGGATTTTTTTCCAAGCCATCGGCCACGGGATCTCGCGCGCGTAGCGAGGCAGCACGATCGCGGCCGACAGAAGGAGCGCGCCAAAAAAAAGCAGCCAGAAACCGTCGTGGAGGCGGTAATACCAGGGCCTTCCGTTCTTGACGCCCCAGATGCGGTCCAGGCTTCTTTCGGTTTCCCCAAGAATTTTCAACAGCACGA
Encoded proteins:
- a CDS encoding YihY/virulence factor BrkB family protein, which translates into the protein MFKETCDFFTRGIWRLRADRLTAKEAVAIRPLRIFLLSLREFASDQAFYRAAALTFFTLLGLVPLALLVSGLARDHGLQSNLLNLLPSAKTGGLQPFASFLRQAALQTPVKTWTLAGGVLSSLVLLKILGETERSLDRIWGVKNGRPWYYRLHDGFWLLFFGALLLSAAIVLPRYAREIPWPMAWKKILDSRALYYDAALPFAGYVCAWLFFSFLYASLPYAKVRLGPALLAGFFAAILNEAGQAFYAAAQTGLYRASPLYGILAAVPLFLVLVQGTWMLFLYGAEISFACQNECSYEHELECKQASHRLKTVTALMITSHCARRFVELRDLPTAPSLSQELGVPARLVQDVLRMLVRSRVLAAVHVEGSDEFHYQPGRPVEAMTLKDVAEAFDRAGMNSFSVGESPEMEKYQEFVDRLWGSLENAPENLPLRETFGKIPDDGRARFQRKISGPFPAMPQDLADEAV